The DNA sequence AACGTGGTTTCCAACCTGGCCATGGCCCTGTCCGCCCAAGGCAAGAAGGTGCTGATCGTCGATGCGGACCTGGGGCTGGGGAACCTGGATGTGCTCCTGGGGCTCTCGCCCGCCTATAACCTGAACCATGTGCTCAACGGCGAGAAGAGCATCAGCGAGATCATCATCGACGGTCCTGCCGGCATCAAGGTGATCCCGGCAGGGTCCGGCGTCCAGGAGGTTACCAGCTTGAGCCAGCACGACAAGCTCAGGCTCCTGGACGAGCTCGACATCCTGGAAGAACAGTTCGACATCATGATCGTGGATACCGAGGCCGGTATCTCCGAGAATGTGACCTATTTCACCGTCGCGGCGCAGGAAATCATCGTCGTGGTCTCTCCCGAGCCGACCTCCATCACCGACGTGTATGCCCTGATCAAGCTCCTGGCGACGCGCTATTCGGAACACCATTTCAAGGTGCTGGTCAACATGGCCAAGGACAGCGAGGACGCCTTGGAGGTGTTCCGCAAGCTGGCCAACGTCGCCGGCCGTTTTCTCGACATCTCCCTGGACTATCTGGGGTGCGTCGTCAAGGATGAAAAGGTGGTGGAGGCGGTCAAGCGGCAAAAGGCGGTCTACGACCTCTTCCCCGATTCCGAGGCGGCCGGCTGCTTCACCACCCTGGCGCGGAGGGTCATCGAGAACACGTGTCAAACAAGGCTCAAGGGGAATATCCAGTTTTTTTTCCGGCGGTTCCTCGACAATTCTGCGGGCGCTTAAGCCGTGGCCGCCGGCAAGCAAAACTGTCCCTACGCCGAGGCTGAACCGGCGCTGCGCGACTCCTTGATCATGGAAAACATGCCCA is a window from the Oryzomonas sagensis genome containing:
- a CDS encoding MinD/ParA family protein, which codes for MSTVTGTGDQADTLRQMARQSRKNASAEQSGPGAVDEARGIRVISVTSGKGGVGKSNVVSNLAMALSAQGKKVLIVDADLGLGNLDVLLGLSPAYNLNHVLNGEKSISEIIIDGPAGIKVIPAGSGVQEVTSLSQHDKLRLLDELDILEEQFDIMIVDTEAGISENVTYFTVAAQEIIVVVSPEPTSITDVYALIKLLATRYSEHHFKVLVNMAKDSEDALEVFRKLANVAGRFLDISLDYLGCVVKDEKVVEAVKRQKAVYDLFPDSEAAGCFTTLARRVIENTCQTRLKGNIQFFFRRFLDNSAGA